From a single Bradyrhizobium sediminis genomic region:
- a CDS encoding outer membrane lipoprotein carrier protein LolA — protein MATLLAGRSMRGALALLLAASMACGAATPSQAQTVPIPKPAPKGRDMQISASEPQRAPMTTGATQAAPPNPVIPDPRRNVPANIFATFDAAQKAQAAKVSSYLSSLQTLVGNFVQVGPDGSKTKGDFYIQKPGKVRFEYDAPSPIAIIADGSSLAVRDTKLATQDIYPLSQTPLRFLLSDRIDLLKDTNVVSVTADDVFISVTIEEKQALIGTSRLMLMIGARDGQLKQWTVTDPQGYDTTVAVYNLDSSRKVDPGLFKIDFTNYSVPPG, from the coding sequence ATGGCCACACTACTCGCAGGCCGCAGCATGCGTGGCGCGCTGGCGCTGTTGCTCGCGGCGTCCATGGCCTGCGGCGCCGCGACGCCGTCTCAGGCACAGACCGTTCCGATTCCGAAACCCGCCCCGAAAGGGCGCGACATGCAGATCAGCGCATCGGAACCGCAGCGTGCGCCGATGACGACCGGGGCAACCCAGGCGGCTCCTCCGAATCCGGTGATTCCCGACCCGCGCCGCAATGTTCCCGCCAACATCTTCGCCACCTTCGACGCTGCCCAGAAGGCGCAGGCCGCCAAGGTGAGTTCCTATCTGTCGTCGCTGCAGACCTTGGTCGGAAACTTCGTCCAGGTCGGCCCCGACGGCAGCAAGACCAAGGGCGACTTCTATATCCAGAAGCCCGGCAAGGTGCGTTTCGAATATGATGCGCCGAGTCCGATCGCGATCATCGCCGACGGATCCTCGCTGGCGGTGCGCGACACCAAGCTCGCGACCCAGGACATCTATCCGCTGTCGCAGACGCCGCTGCGCTTCCTGCTGTCGGACCGCATCGATCTCTTGAAGGACACCAACGTCGTGAGCGTGACCGCCGATGACGTGTTCATCAGCGTCACCATCGAGGAGAAACAGGCGCTGATCGGCACCAGCCGCCTGATGCTGATGATCGGCGCCAGGGACGGCCAGCTCAAGCAATGGACGGTGACCGACCCGCAGGGCTACGACACCACTGTCGCGGTCTACAATCTGGATTCCTCCAGGAAGGTCGACCCCGGCCTGTTCAAGATCGATTTCACCAACTACTCGGTGCCGCCGGGCTAG
- a CDS encoding DNA translocase FtsK: MSMPAIERVIPLVGHLPASIREALVRRLRELAGLALIALSGVAAAALMTWSVQDPSLSHATSRAIRNIVGYPGAIGADLLMQIVGLGAIMLILPVAVWGWRMLTHRTFDREALRIACWILCTVIAAGFASCWTHGGAWPLPTGLGGVVGDALVRAPAVVLGPPGLVYRLVLGVILFAAMVATFLFACGMGSRQEEEELTPIEDDDTPFEEDDDRSSVSLGWVFHALMSAKARLSWLMALAYRSLVASAPQPRASSFERQEPSLGGRAAPSLAPQAGEDFDDEEEGEEEEEVPAARAPRKKAAPRAPARRSSDKFDLPAVSMLTAPKASDRQPLSKSELEANSRALEGVLGDFGVRGEIVKANPGPVVTLYELEPAPGIKSSRVIGLADDIARSMSALSARVAVVAGRNAIGIELPNAHREKVYLRELLSVKDESHAKLPLCLGKNIGGESIIIDLARTPHMLIAGTTGSGKSVAINTMILSLVYRLRPDQCRLIMVDPKMLELSVYDGIPHLLTPVVTDPKKAVVALKWAVREMEERYKKMSKLGVRNIDGYNQRLVEARGKGEELTRTVHTGFDKETGKAIYEEEKLDLDPLPYIVIIVDEMADLMMVAGKDIEGAVQRLAQMARAAGLHVILATQRPSVDVITGTIKANFPTRISFQVTSKIDSRTILGEMGAEQLLGQGDMLYMAGGGRISRVHGPFVSDEEVEKVVRHLKTQGQPEYLEAVTAEEPTDEDGAVFDSTGMGGDGGGDLFAQAVAIVKRDRKASTSYIQRRLQIGYNRAASLMERMELEGIVGQANHAGKREILVEEEESRF; this comes from the coding sequence ATGAGCATGCCGGCGATCGAACGCGTCATTCCCCTGGTCGGCCATTTGCCGGCGTCGATCCGCGAGGCGCTGGTGCGGCGGCTGCGCGAGCTCGCCGGGCTTGCGCTGATAGCGCTGTCGGGCGTGGCGGCTGCGGCGCTGATGACCTGGTCGGTGCAGGATCCGAGCCTCAGCCACGCGACCTCGCGTGCGATCCGCAACATCGTCGGCTATCCCGGCGCGATCGGCGCCGATCTGCTGATGCAGATCGTCGGTCTCGGCGCGATCATGCTGATCCTCCCGGTTGCGGTGTGGGGCTGGCGCATGCTGACCCACCGCACCTTCGACCGCGAAGCGCTGCGAATCGCATGCTGGATTCTCTGCACGGTGATCGCGGCGGGCTTCGCCAGCTGCTGGACCCATGGCGGGGCGTGGCCGCTGCCGACCGGGCTTGGCGGCGTCGTCGGCGACGCGCTGGTGCGCGCGCCCGCCGTGGTGTTAGGACCGCCCGGCTTGGTCTATCGCCTCGTGCTTGGTGTCATCCTGTTCGCGGCGATGGTCGCAACCTTCCTGTTTGCATGCGGCATGGGCTCGCGGCAGGAGGAAGAGGAACTGACGCCGATCGAGGACGACGACACGCCGTTCGAAGAGGACGACGATCGCAGTTCGGTCTCGCTGGGATGGGTGTTTCATGCCCTCATGAGCGCCAAAGCGCGGCTGTCTTGGCTAATGGCGCTGGCCTATCGTTCGCTGGTGGCGAGCGCGCCGCAGCCCCGCGCCTCCTCGTTCGAACGCCAGGAGCCGAGCCTGGGCGGTCGCGCCGCGCCGTCATTGGCCCCGCAGGCCGGGGAGGATTTCGACGACGAGGAAGAAGGCGAAGAGGAAGAGGAAGTTCCCGCCGCCCGCGCCCCGCGCAAGAAGGCCGCACCACGCGCCCCGGCGCGCAGGTCGTCCGACAAGTTCGATCTGCCCGCAGTGTCGATGCTGACGGCGCCGAAGGCCTCGGACCGGCAGCCGCTGAGCAAGTCGGAACTCGAAGCCAATTCGCGCGCGCTGGAAGGCGTGCTCGGCGACTTCGGCGTCCGCGGCGAGATCGTCAAGGCCAATCCCGGCCCTGTCGTGACGCTGTACGAGCTCGAACCCGCGCCCGGCATCAAATCGTCGCGCGTGATCGGCCTCGCCGACGACATCGCGCGCTCGATGAGCGCGCTGTCGGCGCGCGTCGCCGTGGTCGCTGGCCGTAACGCCATCGGCATCGAGTTGCCGAATGCGCATCGCGAAAAGGTCTACCTGCGCGAATTGCTGTCGGTGAAAGATGAATCGCACGCGAAGCTGCCGCTCTGCCTCGGCAAGAACATCGGCGGCGAATCCATCATCATCGACCTGGCGCGAACGCCGCATATGCTGATCGCCGGCACCACCGGTTCCGGCAAATCGGTCGCCATCAACACCATGATCCTCAGCCTGGTCTACCGGCTGCGGCCGGATCAGTGCCGGCTGATCATGGTCGATCCCAAGATGCTCGAACTCTCGGTCTATGACGGCATCCCGCATCTGCTGACGCCTGTCGTGACCGACCCGAAGAAGGCGGTGGTCGCGCTGAAGTGGGCGGTGCGCGAGATGGAAGAGCGCTACAAGAAGATGTCGAAGCTCGGCGTCCGCAACATCGACGGCTACAATCAGCGCCTGGTCGAAGCGCGGGGCAAGGGCGAAGAGCTGACGCGCACGGTGCATACCGGTTTCGACAAGGAAACCGGCAAGGCGATCTACGAGGAAGAGAAGCTCGACCTCGATCCGCTGCCCTATATCGTCATCATCGTCGACGAAATGGCCGACCTGATGATGGTGGCCGGCAAGGATATCGAAGGCGCGGTGCAGCGTCTGGCGCAGATGGCGCGCGCCGCGGGCCTGCATGTGATCCTGGCGACGCAACGGCCGTCGGTCGACGTCATCACCGGCACCATCAAGGCGAACTTCCCGACCCGCATCTCGTTTCAGGTTACCTCGAAGATCGACAGCCGCACCATCCTCGGTGAAATGGGTGCCGAGCAGCTGCTCGGGCAGGGCGACATGCTCTATATGGCGGGCGGCGGACGCATCAGCCGCGTCCACGGCCCCTTCGTCTCGGACGAGGAAGTCGAGAAGGTGGTGCGCCATCTCAAGACGCAGGGCCAGCCCGAATATCTCGAAGCGGTCACGGCGGAAGAGCCGACCGACGAGGACGGCGCGGTGTTCGATTCCACCGGCATGGGCGGCGATGGCGGCGGCGACCTGTTCGCGCAGGCGGTGGCGATCGTCAAGCGCGACCGCAAGGCCTCGACCAGTTATATCCAGCGCCGGCTGCAGATCGGATATAACCGCGCCGCGTCGCTGATGGAGCGGATGGAGCTCGAGGGCATCGTCGGACAGGCGAATCACGCCGGCAAACGCGAAATTCTGGTCGAAGAAGAAGAAAGCCGCTTTTGA
- a CDS encoding aminotransferase class I/II-fold pyridoxal phosphate-dependent enzyme — MAMTASSRAPQGAGSQESERSPFARLTELLAPYQPAKPLITLSLGEPQHPVPAFVGPVIAKHIADFGRYPIARGIEPFRRAAAAWLSTRFKLPRAIDPETELLVLNGSREGLFFAALTAARYVGERKGRPAILIPNPFYPAYAAGARAAGCEAIYLPTTLANGFLPDLDALDDATLARTVAIYIASPANPQGAVATPGYFSRLKQLADRFGFMILSDECYSEIYTREAPGSMLECAGPDFTNAVAFQSLSKRSNLPGMRVGFAAGDRKFLGMFHELRNVAAPQVPVPLQHVAVAAYGDEAHVEENRRLYRIKFDLADQILGNRYGYVRPAGGFCVWLDVSERGGDEAAAVKLYRDAGVRVVPGSYLARQQADGSNPGAGYIRLALVADSESTAEALHRLVEILN; from the coding sequence ATGGCAATGACCGCTTCATCCCGCGCACCGCAGGGCGCCGGCAGTCAGGAAAGCGAACGCTCGCCATTTGCGCGGCTGACCGAGCTATTGGCCCCCTACCAGCCAGCTAAGCCGTTGATAACCCTGTCATTAGGGGAACCGCAGCATCCGGTTCCGGCCTTTGTCGGTCCTGTCATCGCAAAGCACATCGCCGATTTCGGCCGCTACCCCATCGCCAGGGGCATCGAGCCGTTCCGCCGGGCGGCGGCGGCCTGGCTTTCCACCCGGTTCAAGCTGCCGCGGGCGATCGATCCCGAGACCGAGCTTCTGGTGCTGAACGGCAGCCGCGAGGGCCTGTTTTTCGCAGCGCTCACCGCGGCGCGCTATGTCGGCGAGCGCAAGGGCAGGCCTGCGATCCTGATCCCCAATCCGTTTTATCCGGCTTACGCCGCCGGCGCGCGCGCCGCGGGGTGCGAAGCGATCTATCTGCCGACCACGCTCGCCAACGGATTCCTGCCCGATCTCGACGCGCTCGATGACGCCACGCTGGCGCGAACCGTTGCGATCTACATCGCCTCGCCGGCCAATCCGCAAGGCGCGGTGGCGACACCGGGCTACTTCAGCCGCCTCAAGCAACTTGCCGACCGCTTCGGCTTCATGATCCTGAGCGACGAGTGCTATTCGGAAATCTACACCAGGGAAGCGCCCGGCAGCATGCTGGAATGCGCCGGGCCCGATTTCACCAATGCGGTGGCGTTTCAGTCGCTGTCGAAGCGCTCCAACCTGCCGGGCATGCGCGTCGGCTTTGCCGCCGGCGACAGGAAATTTCTCGGCATGTTCCACGAACTGCGCAATGTCGCGGCCCCGCAAGTGCCGGTGCCGCTGCAGCATGTCGCGGTCGCCGCCTATGGCGACGAGGCCCATGTCGAGGAGAATCGCAGGCTCTACCGGATCAAGTTCGATCTGGCCGACCAGATCCTCGGCAATCGCTACGGCTATGTCAGGCCCGCCGGCGGCTTCTGCGTCTGGCTCGACGTGTCGGAGCGCGGCGGCGACGAAGCCGCAGCGGTGAAGCTCTACAGGGACGCCGGCGTGCGCGTGGTGCCAGGAAGCTACCTGGCGCGGCAGCAGGCCGACGGCAGCAATCCCGGCGCCGGCTACATCCGCCTGGCGCTGGTGGCGGACAGTGAATCAACAGCCGAGGCATTGCACCGGCTGGTCGAAATTCTGAATTAG
- a CDS encoding HpcH/HpaI aldolase/citrate lyase family protein: MTTPRLTRTYLAVPAHRARLVQNAAASAADAVYMDLEDAVPPAEKAAALEAAANALTAHDWGRKTVTVRLNAIDSPSIQAEIARLGGIERLDAFIIPKAESVADVAKIARWITEAAGTRAAPATMELLIETARGLVNVETLAAADPLVTALHLGVGDFAASIGARSAEIGASPSGYRHVGSAADGHPTVPLDLFAYPMMRLLVAARAFGLRAIDGPCGAFRDAIATASTAAKAAAMGYDGKQVIHPSQIEPTRDAFIPSEDELAYAERAVAALEEAARNGQGAVTVDGKMVDYANIRMIRRLMSFRGED, translated from the coding sequence ATGACCACGCCGCGACTGACCCGAACCTATCTCGCCGTTCCGGCCCACCGCGCCCGGCTGGTGCAGAATGCCGCCGCATCGGCCGCCGACGCCGTGTACATGGATCTCGAGGACGCGGTGCCGCCGGCCGAAAAGGCGGCAGCACTGGAAGCGGCCGCAAACGCATTGACCGCTCACGATTGGGGTCGAAAGACCGTGACCGTGCGGCTGAATGCGATCGACAGCCCGTCGATTCAGGCGGAAATCGCGCGCCTCGGCGGGATCGAGCGGCTCGACGCCTTCATCATCCCGAAGGCGGAGTCGGTCGCCGACGTGGCGAAAATTGCCCGCTGGATCACCGAGGCCGCGGGAACGCGCGCCGCGCCCGCCACGATGGAATTGCTGATCGAGACCGCTCGCGGCCTCGTCAATGTCGAAACCCTGGCGGCGGCGGACCCGCTGGTGACCGCGTTGCATCTTGGCGTCGGCGACTTCGCAGCCTCGATCGGAGCGCGCAGCGCGGAGATCGGCGCATCGCCGTCGGGATACCGCCATGTCGGCAGTGCTGCGGACGGCCATCCCACAGTCCCGCTCGATCTGTTCGCCTATCCGATGATGCGCCTGCTGGTCGCCGCGCGGGCATTCGGATTGCGCGCGATCGACGGTCCCTGCGGCGCGTTCCGCGACGCGATCGCTACCGCATCGACGGCAGCCAAGGCAGCCGCGATGGGGTATGACGGCAAGCAGGTCATCCATCCGAGCCAGATCGAGCCGACGCGCGATGCCTTCATCCCGTCGGAGGACGAACTCGCCTACGCCGAGCGCGCGGTCGCGGCGCTGGAGGAGGCGGCGCGGAACGGGCAGGGCGCGGTCACGGTCGACGGCAAGATGGTCGACTATGCCAACATCCGGATGATCCGGCGCCTGATGAGTTTCAGAGGGGAGGATTGA
- a CDS encoding CaiB/BaiF CoA transferase family protein: MNPESPPLPLSGITVVSLEQAIAAPLASRHLADWGARVIKIERPGKGDFCRDYDYVMNGMSSQFAWTNRSKESLALDVKSSEGRRVLDALLPQADVFLQNLAPGAAKRLGLDAAALVERFPRLIACDISGYGSGGPYSEKKAYDLLVQCEAGFLSINGTEEQPAKCGIAVVDTATGMYIVNGVLMALFNRERTGKGMAFEVSLFDSMTEWMSYPAYYTDGAGKPLVRTGTRHATIAPYGPFRCGDGRVVFFGIQNAREWTALCAQVLEDAALAGDPRFCDNPQRMKNRDALEALIEQHFAKFSAEQVIQRLDAAAIANANMNTVESFLRHPQLHARDRVHRVGSPNGPLMSFLPAITIPGVEPVMGDIPAVGEHTDAILTELGLLENSRT, encoded by the coding sequence ATGAACCCGGAATCGCCACCGCTGCCATTGTCCGGCATCACCGTCGTCTCGCTCGAACAGGCCATCGCGGCGCCGCTGGCGAGCCGCCATCTGGCCGACTGGGGCGCGCGGGTGATCAAGATCGAGCGACCGGGCAAGGGCGATTTCTGCCGCGACTATGATTACGTGATGAACGGGATGTCGAGCCAGTTCGCCTGGACCAACCGGTCGAAAGAGAGCCTCGCGCTCGACGTCAAGAGCAGCGAAGGCAGGCGCGTGCTCGATGCGCTGCTGCCGCAGGCGGACGTATTCCTGCAAAATCTGGCGCCGGGCGCCGCCAAACGCCTCGGCCTCGATGCCGCGGCGCTGGTGGAGCGTTTTCCCCGCCTGATCGCCTGCGACATCTCCGGCTATGGCAGCGGCGGCCCCTACAGCGAGAAGAAAGCCTACGATCTCCTGGTCCAGTGCGAAGCGGGGTTTCTGTCGATCAACGGCACCGAGGAACAGCCGGCCAAATGCGGCATCGCCGTCGTCGACACCGCGACCGGCATGTACATCGTCAACGGCGTGCTGATGGCGTTGTTCAATCGCGAGCGCACCGGCAAGGGCATGGCGTTCGAGGTCTCGCTGTTCGATTCCATGACCGAGTGGATGAGCTATCCCGCCTATTACACCGATGGCGCCGGCAAGCCGCTGGTCCGCACCGGCACCCGTCACGCCACCATCGCGCCCTACGGCCCGTTTCGCTGCGGCGACGGCCGCGTGGTGTTCTTCGGCATTCAGAACGCGCGCGAATGGACGGCGCTGTGCGCGCAGGTGCTGGAAGACGCGGCGCTGGCCGGCGACCCGCGCTTTTGCGACAATCCGCAGCGCATGAAGAATCGCGACGCGCTGGAGGCGCTGATCGAGCAGCATTTCGCGAAATTTTCGGCGGAGCAGGTGATCCAGCGGCTCGACGCCGCCGCCATTGCCAACGCCAACATGAATACGGTTGAAAGCTTCCTGCGCCATCCGCAGCTTCATGCCCGCGACCGCGTCCACAGGGTGGGCTCGCCGAACGGCCCGCTGATGAGCTTTCTGCCCGCCATCACCATTCCCGGCGTCGAACCCGTGATGGGCGATATTCCCGCGGTCGGCGAGCATACCGACGCCATCCTCACCGAACTCGGACTATTGGAAAATTCCCGGACATGA
- a CDS encoding GFA family protein has translation MKLEGGCYCGALRYAAEGEPMMKAQCHCRECQYITGGSPNTFIMMPIDGFKYTKGTPRQFTRSDLERPVTREFCAECGTHVVTRPRGLPGVVLKVGTLDDPSLFGTPQMAIYTIDKQAFHHIPEGVPSFERLPKR, from the coding sequence ATGAAGCTCGAGGGCGGATGCTATTGCGGCGCACTGCGTTATGCCGCCGAGGGCGAACCGATGATGAAGGCGCAGTGCCACTGCCGGGAATGCCAATATATCACCGGCGGCTCGCCAAACACCTTCATCATGATGCCGATCGACGGCTTCAAATACACCAAGGGCACGCCCAGGCAATTTACCCGCAGCGACCTCGAACGCCCCGTGACGCGGGAATTCTGCGCCGAATGCGGCACCCATGTCGTGACACGGCCGCGGGGGTTGCCCGGCGTGGTCCTCAAGGTCGGGACGCTCGACGATCCCAGCCTGTTTGGCACGCCGCAGATGGCGATCTACACCATCGACAAGCAGGCCTTCCATCACATCCCCGAGGGGGTGCCGAGCTTCGAGCGGCTGCCGAAACGATAG
- a CDS encoding acetate--CoA ligase family protein — MEAHASNASGSAGKWSPSASASDVVKSIHAMLHPRNIVLVGATDKPGNYAERIWNNLIKYKFAGGLYPINSKRESIWGVPCYKDFASLPDKPDHVLVLVPARFAVQVIRDAAAAGARSATIVTSGFSELQDEESQRLAVELKQAVKETGLAVTGPNCLGNLSAGENLFTNIDDRIVTMEAGPVAIAGQSGAIVMAIRQALEDRGVGVGYMVTTGNETGLETPDLMSYFAADPSIRVIVVYLEGVRNTKVFREACKAARAAGKPVIALKLGASEGGRAAAMAHTGALAGSIETFDAISTREGVIRVRGLDELIETTECFVHAEPPKSNRLAAVSLSGGKRGLLIDAFHSAGLNFAPLSPAATEKLAKMLGPGSIVGNPLDAGFAAVVDPSVYMASIKVMIDDPDTDIVIIDAELPKAPHELRERNLRIVNEMAGAAAKPVVYISTMSIGFTEFTKGLRKSLPNIAVMQGLDRAVGAIKALIDYAGLRKVVPDIVSSSKPSARAVLEKTLKNANGAAALDEVASKKLLKAYGIPVSREEIAQTAAEAVKIAKKIGFPVVAKVVSADILHKSDIGGVVLNLNSAAEVKKAFNDITARVKKLKSKPKLEGILIAQQVKADLELVIGASLDAEMGPVVLFGTGGVDIELMKDVALAGAPLDAAEARQLINRTKAGVKIGGYRGKPALHEASAVKALVGLSNLMADAGNRIASIDVNPFLINGKLGVAVDGLIVLNNAAASAAAKH; from the coding sequence ATGGAAGCCCACGCCAGCAATGCGTCCGGTTCGGCCGGCAAATGGTCACCCTCCGCCAGCGCCAGCGACGTCGTGAAAAGCATCCACGCGATGCTGCACCCGCGCAACATCGTTCTGGTCGGCGCCACCGACAAGCCGGGCAACTATGCCGAGCGCATCTGGAACAACCTGATCAAGTACAAGTTCGCGGGCGGTCTCTATCCGATCAATTCCAAGCGCGAATCGATCTGGGGCGTGCCCTGCTACAAGGATTTCGCCAGCCTGCCGGACAAACCGGATCACGTGCTGGTGCTGGTGCCGGCGCGTTTCGCGGTGCAGGTGATCCGAGACGCCGCCGCCGCGGGTGCGCGCTCGGCCACCATCGTCACATCGGGCTTCAGCGAATTGCAGGACGAGGAAAGCCAGCGGCTGGCGGTCGAACTGAAGCAGGCGGTCAAGGAGACCGGCCTCGCCGTCACCGGCCCGAACTGCCTCGGCAACCTCAGCGCCGGCGAGAACCTGTTCACCAACATCGACGACCGCATCGTCACCATGGAGGCCGGCCCGGTGGCGATCGCCGGCCAATCCGGCGCGATCGTGATGGCGATCCGCCAGGCGCTGGAGGATCGCGGCGTCGGCGTCGGCTACATGGTCACGACAGGCAACGAAACCGGCCTCGAGACGCCCGATCTCATGAGCTATTTCGCCGCCGACCCGTCGATTCGGGTAATCGTGGTCTATCTCGAGGGTGTGCGTAACACCAAGGTGTTTCGCGAAGCCTGCAAGGCCGCGCGTGCCGCCGGCAAACCCGTCATTGCCCTGAAGCTCGGCGCTTCCGAAGGCGGACGCGCCGCCGCGATGGCACACACCGGCGCGCTCGCCGGCTCGATCGAGACGTTCGACGCCATCTCGACCCGGGAAGGCGTGATTCGCGTCCGCGGCCTCGACGAACTGATCGAAACCACCGAATGCTTCGTTCATGCCGAACCGCCGAAGAGCAATCGGCTCGCCGCCGTGTCGCTGTCCGGCGGCAAGCGCGGTCTTCTGATCGATGCATTCCATTCGGCGGGTCTGAACTTCGCCCCGCTGAGCCCCGCCGCCACCGAAAAACTGGCGAAGATGCTCGGCCCCGGCAGCATCGTCGGCAATCCGCTCGACGCCGGCTTTGCCGCGGTGGTGGATCCCTCGGTCTATATGGCGTCGATCAAGGTCATGATCGACGACCCCGACACCGACATCGTCATCATCGACGCCGAATTGCCCAAGGCGCCACATGAATTGCGCGAACGCAATCTGCGCATTGTCAACGAAATGGCCGGCGCCGCCGCAAAGCCCGTGGTCTACATCAGCACGATGTCGATCGGCTTTACCGAATTCACCAAGGGCCTGCGAAAATCGCTGCCGAATATCGCGGTCATGCAGGGTCTCGACCGCGCGGTCGGCGCGATCAAGGCCTTGATCGACTATGCCGGCTTGCGCAAGGTGGTGCCCGATATCGTGTCGAGTTCGAAACCTTCGGCGCGCGCGGTGCTGGAGAAGACGCTGAAGAACGCCAATGGTGCTGCGGCGCTCGACGAGGTGGCGTCGAAGAAGCTCCTGAAGGCCTACGGCATTCCGGTCTCCAGGGAAGAGATCGCGCAGACTGCGGCAGAAGCCGTCAAGATCGCAAAAAAGATCGGCTTTCCCGTGGTGGCAAAGGTGGTGAGCGCCGACATCCTGCACAAATCCGACATCGGCGGCGTGGTGCTGAACCTCAACAGCGCGGCCGAGGTAAAGAAGGCATTCAACGACATCACGGCGCGGGTGAAGAAGCTCAAGAGCAAGCCGAAGCTCGAAGGCATCCTGATCGCGCAGCAGGTCAAGGCCGACCTCGAACTCGTGATCGGAGCCTCGCTCGACGCCGAAATGGGGCCGGTGGTGCTGTTCGGCACCGGCGGCGTCGATATCGAACTGATGAAGGATGTCGCACTGGCCGGCGCGCCGCTGGATGCGGCCGAGGCAAGACAATTGATCAACCGGACCAAGGCCGGCGTGAAGATCGGGGGTTATCGCGGCAAGCCCGCGTTGCACGAGGCTTCGGCGGTGAAAGCCCTCGTCGGTCTCTCCAACCTGATGGCGGACGCCGGCAACCGCATCGCTTCGATCGACGTCAATCCGTTCCTGATCAACGGCAAACTCGGCGTCGCCGTGGACGGCCTGATCGTGCTCAACAATGCCGCGGCCAGCGCCGCCGCCAAACACTAG
- a CDS encoding ammonium transporter — MTFKRPYSAGLAALAVGLFAATAAYAEPTVNKGDNAWMLTSTVLVLLMTIPGLALFYGGLVRSKNMLSVLAQVFYTVCIVTILWALYGYSLAFTGGSDFIGGFSKAFLKIAPEGKTILDAQAATFSADVNISELVYICFQMTFAAITPALIVGAFAERMKFAAVALFVPLWVTLIYLPIAHMVWYWAGPDAISAALKAVETAADGAAKTAATAAFETAKTAFSDDAGWIFKKGAIDFAGGTVVHINAGIAGLVGAILIGKRTGYGKELMAPHSLTMTMIGASLLWVGWFGFNAGSNLEASGGAALAMTNSFVATAAAALAWMFAEWIIKGHPSLLGALSGAVAGLVAVTPAAGYAGPMGAIVLGLVVGVVCLFFCTVIKNALGYDDALDVFGVHCIGGIVGALGTGILVNPALGGTGVMDYTIGKIADYDFVAQMTSQLWGVGTTLVWSGIGSAILYKVVDVIVGLRATVEVEREGLDITEHTERAYNM, encoded by the coding sequence ATGACGTTCAAACGTCCCTATAGCGCGGGATTGGCGGCCCTCGCAGTCGGCCTGTTCGCCGCGACCGCTGCCTACGCTGAGCCAACCGTCAACAAGGGTGACAATGCCTGGATGCTGACGTCGACAGTGCTGGTGCTGTTGATGACGATCCCGGGCCTCGCGCTGTTCTACGGCGGCCTCGTCCGCTCCAAGAACATGCTCTCGGTGCTGGCGCAGGTGTTCTACACCGTCTGCATCGTCACCATCCTGTGGGCGCTGTACGGCTACAGCCTCGCCTTCACCGGCGGATCCGATTTCATCGGCGGCTTCTCCAAGGCGTTCCTGAAGATCGCGCCGGAGGGCAAGACGATTCTCGATGCCCAGGCGGCGACCTTCTCCGCCGACGTCAACATCTCGGAGCTGGTCTATATCTGCTTCCAGATGACCTTCGCGGCGATCACCCCTGCGCTCATCGTCGGCGCCTTCGCCGAACGCATGAAGTTCGCGGCGGTCGCGCTGTTCGTCCCGCTCTGGGTGACGCTGATCTATCTGCCGATCGCGCACATGGTCTGGTACTGGGCTGGACCGGACGCGATTTCTGCGGCGCTCAAGGCCGTGGAAACCGCAGCCGACGGCGCTGCCAAGACCGCGGCGACGGCGGCTTTCGAAACCGCGAAGACCGCGTTCTCGGATGACGCAGGCTGGATCTTCAAGAAGGGCGCGATCGACTTTGCCGGCGGCACCGTGGTGCACATCAACGCCGGTATCGCAGGTCTCGTCGGCGCGATCCTGATCGGCAAGCGCACCGGATACGGCAAGGAACTGATGGCTCCGCACTCGCTGACCATGACCATGATCGGCGCCTCGCTGCTCTGGGTCGGCTGGTTCGGCTTCAACGCCGGGTCCAACCTCGAGGCCTCCGGCGGCGCCGCGCTCGCCATGACCAACTCGTTCGTCGCGACTGCGGCGGCGGCGCTGGCCTGGATGTTCGCGGAATGGATCATCAAGGGCCATCCCTCGCTGCTCGGCGCATTGTCGGGCGCGGTCGCGGGACTTGTGGCGGTCACGCCCGCGGCCGGCTATGCCGGTCCGATGGGAGCGATCGTGCTCGGTCTGGTGGTCGGTGTGGTCTGCCTGTTCTTCTGCACCGTGATCAAGAACGCACTCGGTTACGACGACGCGCTCGACGTGTTCGGCGTCCACTGCATCGGCGGAATCGTCGGCGCGCTCGGCACCGGCATCCTGGTGAATCCGGCCCTCGGCGGCACCGGCGTCATGGACTACACGATCGGCAAGATCGCCGATTATGACTTCGTGGCACAGATGACGTCGCAGCTCTGGGGCGTCGGCACCACGCTGGTGTGGTCGGGCATCGGTTCGGCGATCCTCTACAAGGTCGTCGACGTGATCGTCGGCCTGCGCGCCACCGTCGAGGTGGAACGCGAAGGTCTCGACATCACCGAGCACACCGAACGCGCCTACAACATGTAA